In one window of Pseudorasbora parva isolate DD20220531a chromosome 7, ASM2467924v1, whole genome shotgun sequence DNA:
- the LOC137083894 gene encoding transmembrane protein 158: MLSISITLLLALTAPARCSHGWSDEDLLLPPINSSGRFLASLEVDVGYSKRSVEEPEASSQCNVSVERLPTKLVARWDSNFGFQCDVLMYTTNNHGKAFFSAAYNRAISPVYIEHLGVTGGQQEFRLCVGCGLSRYRRFRRGRSEGQQTGDSVHFCCVDFALDELKGDRSWRLNRKPIESTLVACFMTLVIIIWSVAALIWPVPIIAGFLPNGMEQRRPR; the protein is encoded by the coding sequence ATGCTGAGCATCTCCATCACTCTCCTGCTGGCTCTGACCGCTCCCGCCCGCTGCTCCCACGGCTGGAGCGACGAGGACCTCCTGCTGCCGCCCATCAACTCCTCCGGCAGATTTCTGGCCAGCCTGGAAGTGGATGTGGGCTACTCGAAGAGATCCGTGGAGGAGCCCGAAGCCTCCTCGCAGTGCAACGTGAGCGTGGAGAGACTGCCCACCAAACTCGTGGCGCGCTGGGACAGCAACTTCGGCTTCCAGTGCGACGTGCTCATGTACACCACCAACAACCACGGCAAGGCGTTCTTCTCCGCCGCGTACAACCGCGCGATCTCGCCAGTCTACATCGAGCACCTGGGCGTCACGGGCGGCCAGCAGGAGTTCCGCCTGTGCGTGGGATGCGGTCTGTCCCGGTACCGGAGATTCAGACGGGGCAGGTCAGAGGGCCAGCAGACGGGCGACTCCGTGCATTTCTGCTGCGTGGATTTCGCTTTGGACGAGCTGAAGGGTGACCGGAGCTGGAGGCTCAACCGCAAACCCATCGAATCCACTCTGGTGGCTTGTTTCATGACTTTAGTCATCATAATATGGAGCGTCGCTGCCCTCATATGGCCAGTTCCCATTATCGCGGGATTCCTGCCCAATGGAATGGAGCAGAGAAGGCCGAGGTAA